One Polyangiaceae bacterium DNA window includes the following coding sequences:
- a CDS encoding ATP-dependent 6-phosphofructokinase, whose amino-acid sequence MSRSIRKIAVNTGGGDAPGLNAVLRAIALGAAERGIEVWGIRHGYRGLLEDGGRGLVKLDRSAVRGIMHVGGTILGTANRGDPFHYPVEKDGKLVPEDRADELIERFHAHGFDALVAIGGDGSMRIANALAERGLPLIVGVPKTIDNDVYGTELTFGFDTAVSIATEAIDRLHTTAEAHDRVMVVEVMGRNAGWIALRAGIAGGGDVILMPEIPFSYEPIVEKIREREARGRKFSIVVVAEGATMRDGDVTIREEGDAFRRVVVLGGIAERVAKELGERTGKETRSIVLGHLQRGGGPTTYDRLLALRFGAAAVRYLVEGCSSGMVALRNHRIELVPLAEVAGRTKTVDLASDTVITAREMGTCFGDEPPGRFVCPPAAVSACDSASD is encoded by the coding sequence ATGTCACGAAGCATTCGCAAGATCGCGGTCAACACCGGCGGAGGAGATGCGCCGGGCCTCAATGCGGTACTACGCGCCATCGCGCTCGGTGCAGCCGAACGTGGCATTGAAGTTTGGGGAATTCGCCACGGATATCGCGGACTTCTCGAGGACGGGGGCCGCGGTCTCGTGAAGCTCGATCGCAGTGCCGTGCGCGGCATCATGCACGTTGGCGGTACGATTTTGGGCACGGCGAACCGTGGCGACCCGTTCCATTACCCCGTGGAGAAGGACGGCAAGCTCGTACCCGAAGACCGCGCCGACGAGCTCATCGAACGGTTCCATGCGCATGGATTCGATGCCCTCGTGGCCATCGGTGGCGACGGCTCGATGCGCATTGCCAACGCTCTCGCCGAGCGCGGATTGCCGCTGATCGTTGGTGTTCCCAAGACCATCGACAACGACGTCTACGGCACTGAGCTCACGTTTGGGTTCGACACGGCCGTGTCGATCGCGACCGAAGCCATCGATCGGCTCCACACGACGGCCGAAGCGCACGACCGCGTCATGGTCGTGGAAGTCATGGGACGAAATGCCGGCTGGATTGCGCTCCGAGCAGGAATTGCCGGCGGCGGGGACGTCATTCTGATGCCCGAAATACCGTTCTCGTATGAGCCCATCGTCGAGAAAATCCGCGAACGTGAAGCTCGCGGGCGGAAGTTTTCGATCGTCGTGGTCGCCGAAGGCGCGACGATGCGCGATGGCGACGTGACGATTCGCGAGGAAGGCGATGCGTTCCGGCGCGTCGTCGTTCTTGGTGGAATCGCCGAGCGAGTGGCCAAAGAGCTTGGCGAACGAACGGGGAAAGAAACGCGCTCGATCGTGCTTGGTCACTTGCAGCGCGGTGGTGGTCCAACGACGTACGATCGGCTTCTTGCGCTTCGTTTCGGAGCGGCAGCCGTCAGGTATCTCGTCGAAGGTTGTTCGAGCGGCATGGTGGCGCTGCGAAATCATCGCATCGAGCTCGTTCCTCTCGCCGAAGTCGCGGGACGAACGAAGACGGTCGATCTCGCGAGCGATACCGTGATCACGGCGCGCGAGATGGGCACTTGTTTTGGCGACGAACCTCCTGGTCGATTCGTGTGTCCACCTGCTGCCGTATCTGCGTGTGACAGTGCGAGCGACTGA